The following proteins are co-located in the Nocardia bhagyanarayanae genome:
- the def gene encoding peptide deformylase: MTIQPVRLFGDPILRARAAEVTEFDRELRQLVADLTDTMHDDGGVGMAAPQIGVGLRVFVYDTGDAAGHLVNPTYTVVGDEEQVGPEGCLSIPGLRYDTRRALRVRASGVDMHGEPVEFVAEQLLARCVQHETDHLDGVLFIDRLDPASRKEAMRTIRESDWFNAGVTVRESRGAGQAGPFGRGR, from the coding sequence GTGACCATTCAGCCCGTTCGCCTGTTCGGCGATCCGATTCTGCGCGCCCGTGCGGCGGAGGTCACCGAATTCGATCGTGAGCTGCGCCAGCTGGTCGCCGACCTGACCGACACCATGCACGACGACGGCGGTGTCGGCATGGCCGCGCCGCAGATCGGCGTCGGGCTGCGGGTGTTCGTCTACGACACCGGCGACGCCGCGGGGCACCTGGTGAACCCGACCTACACCGTGGTGGGTGACGAGGAGCAGGTCGGTCCGGAGGGCTGCCTGTCCATTCCCGGGCTGCGCTACGACACCCGCCGCGCGCTGCGGGTGCGAGCGTCCGGTGTGGACATGCACGGCGAACCCGTCGAGTTCGTCGCGGAGCAGCTGCTGGCGCGCTGCGTGCAGCACGAGACCGATCACCTCGACGGTGTGCTCTTCATCGACCGGCTCGACCCGGCGTCCCGCAAGGAGGCGATGCGCACCATTCGGGAATCCGACTGGTTCAACGCGGGTGTCACCGTGCGCGAGTCGCGCGGTGCGGGTCAGGCCGGACCGTTCGGACGGGGTCGCTGA
- the fmt gene encoding methionyl-tRNA formyltransferase yields the protein MRVVFAGTPEPAVPSLRKLIESERHEVVAVVTRPDAVAGRGRKVTRSPIAMLADEHGIPVLTPRRPSEPEFIEQLTELAPDCCPVVAYGALLPQQVLDIPRFGWINLHFSLLPAWRGAAPVQAAIDAGDEITGASTFQIEAGLDTGPVFGVVTEKIALTDTAGSLLAKLAETGAHLLATTLDGVEDGTLHAVPQPTDGVSYAPKVAAEDGHIRWDLPALAISRRIRAVTPAPGAWTEVNGTRLKLGPVEMVEEVLPERVIEVRKTGVFVGTATTAVRLNQVQPQGKRMMAALDWARGARLQPGAVVE from the coding sequence ATGCGCGTCGTCTTCGCAGGCACCCCCGAACCCGCCGTGCCCTCGCTGCGCAAGCTGATCGAGTCGGAACGCCACGAGGTGGTCGCGGTGGTGACCCGGCCCGACGCGGTCGCCGGCCGCGGCCGCAAGGTGACGCGGTCGCCGATCGCCATGCTCGCCGACGAGCACGGCATCCCCGTGCTCACCCCGCGCCGCCCCAGCGAACCCGAATTCATCGAGCAGCTCACCGAATTGGCGCCCGACTGCTGTCCGGTGGTGGCCTACGGCGCGCTGTTGCCGCAACAAGTGCTCGACATCCCGCGCTTCGGCTGGATCAATCTGCACTTCTCGCTGCTGCCCGCTTGGCGCGGCGCGGCGCCGGTGCAGGCCGCCATCGACGCGGGTGACGAGATCACGGGCGCATCCACCTTCCAGATCGAGGCGGGTTTGGACACCGGGCCCGTGTTCGGAGTGGTCACCGAGAAGATCGCGCTGACCGACACCGCGGGCTCGCTGCTCGCCAAGCTCGCCGAGACCGGCGCCCACCTGCTCGCCACCACCTTGGACGGCGTGGAGGACGGCACCCTGCACGCCGTGCCACAGCCCACCGATGGCGTCTCGTACGCGCCGAAGGTGGCCGCGGAGGACGGTCACATCCGCTGGGATCTGCCCGCGCTGGCCATCAGCAGGCGCATCCGCGCCGTCACCCCCGCGCCCGGCGCCTGGACGGAGGTGAACGGCACCCGCCTCAAGCTCGGCCCCGTCGAGATGGTGGAGGAGGTGCTGCCCGAACGCGTGATCGAGGTGCGAAAGACCGGCGTCTTCGTCGGCACCGCGACCACCGCCGTGCGCCTGAATCAGGTGCAGCCGCAAGGCAAGCGGATGATGGCGGCTCTCGACTGGGCGCGCGGCGCCCGTCTGCAGCCCGGCGCGGTGGTCGAATGA
- a CDS encoding transcription antitermination factor NusB, with product MRAVRERDAYANLVLPGLLRDRRVSGRDAALATELAYGACRTQGLLDAVIAHGAGRSVEEIDGPLLDVLRLGVYQLLRTRIGAHAAVDTSVALARAEFGAGKSGFVNAVLRRAGEKTAEEWVEELAPEDPVGRLAFEYAHPTWIAQAFADALGARAGELRDLLAADDDRPVVHLVARPGEITAEELALVTGGEEGRWSPYAVYLEGGDPGKLEPVREGMAAVQDEGSQLVALSLTRAPLEGPDGGRWLDLCAGPGGKAALLGALAAIDRFQVDAVEPAEHRAELVRKATHDLPVRVHVVDGRDSGLEPGYDRILVDAPCTGLGALRRRPEARWRRSPADVRDLVVLQRELLTAAWDLLRPGGVVVYSTCSPHLAETVSIVADHVRRTGAVELDTRDLLPGVTDVGDGPAAQLWPHRHGTDAMFMAALRKPS from the coding sequence CTGCGCGCGGTGCGAGAACGCGACGCATACGCGAATCTCGTTCTGCCCGGCCTGCTTCGCGACCGGCGCGTCTCCGGACGGGACGCCGCGCTGGCGACCGAGCTGGCCTACGGCGCCTGCCGGACCCAGGGTCTGCTCGACGCGGTGATCGCGCACGGTGCGGGCCGGTCGGTCGAGGAGATCGACGGACCGCTGCTCGACGTGCTGCGCCTCGGCGTCTACCAGCTGCTGCGCACCCGCATCGGCGCGCATGCCGCGGTCGATACCTCCGTGGCGCTGGCCAGAGCCGAATTCGGCGCGGGCAAGTCCGGTTTCGTGAACGCCGTGCTGCGGCGCGCGGGGGAGAAGACCGCCGAGGAATGGGTCGAGGAGCTGGCGCCGGAGGATCCGGTGGGACGGCTGGCCTTCGAGTACGCGCACCCGACGTGGATCGCCCAGGCGTTCGCCGACGCGCTCGGCGCCCGCGCGGGTGAACTGCGCGACTTGCTGGCCGCCGACGACGACCGGCCGGTCGTGCACCTGGTCGCCAGGCCGGGCGAGATCACCGCCGAGGAGCTGGCACTGGTCACGGGCGGCGAGGAGGGGCGCTGGTCGCCCTACGCGGTGTACCTCGAGGGCGGTGATCCGGGCAAGCTGGAGCCGGTCCGCGAGGGCATGGCCGCGGTGCAGGACGAAGGCAGTCAGCTGGTCGCGCTGAGTCTGACGCGGGCACCGCTGGAGGGGCCCGACGGTGGCCGCTGGCTCGACCTGTGCGCGGGTCCGGGCGGTAAGGCCGCGCTGCTCGGCGCGCTCGCGGCGATCGACCGCTTCCAGGTGGACGCCGTCGAACCCGCGGAACACCGCGCCGAACTGGTGCGCAAAGCCACCCACGACCTGCCGGTGCGGGTGCACGTCGTCGACGGCCGCGACAGCGGACTCGAGCCCGGCTACGACCGCATCCTGGTCGACGCACCGTGCACCGGCCTCGGCGCACTGCGGCGCAGGCCGGAGGCCCGCTGGCGGCGCAGCCCCGCCGACGTGCGCGACTTGGTCGTGCTGCAACGCGAACTGCTCACCGCCGCATGGGATCTGCTCCGCCCCGGCGGCGTGGTGGTGTACTCGACGTGCTCGCCGCACTTGGCCGAGACCGTGTCGATCGTGGCCGACCACGTCCGTCGCACGGGCGCGGTCGAACTCGACACCCGCGACCTGCTCCCCGGCGTCACCGACGTCGGCGACGGCCCCGCCGCCCAGCTGTGGCCGCACCGCCACGGCACCGACGCCATGTTCATGGCGGCGCTGCGCAAACCGAGCTGA
- a CDS encoding MmcQ/YjbR family DNA-binding protein yields MTLTWQDVVTIATELPAVEESTWWRSPALKVGGKGFARLRSEAEGGLVLLCEMVEKEALLASGDPAFYTTPHYDGYPYILIDLDRVAPDHLRELIDAAWWLSAPAKVRKQRAAG; encoded by the coding sequence ATGACCCTGACGTGGCAAGACGTGGTGACGATCGCGACCGAACTCCCGGCGGTCGAGGAGTCGACCTGGTGGCGCAGCCCGGCGCTGAAGGTCGGCGGCAAGGGGTTCGCGCGGCTGCGTTCGGAGGCCGAGGGCGGGCTCGTGCTGCTGTGCGAGATGGTGGAGAAGGAGGCGTTGCTCGCCTCGGGCGATCCCGCCTTCTACACCACGCCGCACTACGACGGCTATCCGTACATCCTCATAGATCTCGACCGGGTCGCGCCGGATCACCTGCGCGAACTGATCGATGCCGCCTGGTGGCTCTCGGCGCCCGCGAAGGTCCGCAAACAGCGCGCGGCGGGCTGA
- a CDS encoding RNA polymerase sigma factor SigF: MADEDTVFDQERDEDAESEPTDAAEDAEAVAEAGSVTGYDDLNALFERLAGCEPGTAEHAATRAELISRCIPLADHIARKFSGRGEPFDDLTQVARVGLVHAVDRFDISRGSNFLSFAVPTIMGEVRRYFRDNTWAMRVPRRVKETHLRIGAAIDTLSQTLGRSPTAKEIAAELDVDPDEVTQAVIAGNAYQPSSIDAAALGRDTEASLLDTLGEEESQFDRVEEYVAIRPLLAGLPERERRILTMRFFESMTQTQIAKQMGISQMHVSRILAKTLARLRELSSRD, translated from the coding sequence GTGGCGGACGAGGACACCGTGTTCGACCAGGAACGTGATGAGGACGCCGAATCCGAGCCCACCGACGCCGCCGAGGACGCGGAGGCGGTCGCCGAGGCGGGATCGGTCACCGGATACGACGATCTGAACGCGCTGTTCGAGCGGCTGGCCGGGTGTGAGCCCGGCACGGCCGAGCACGCCGCGACGCGCGCCGAGCTGATCAGCCGCTGCATCCCGCTCGCCGACCACATCGCGCGCAAGTTCAGCGGCCGCGGCGAACCGTTCGACGACCTCACCCAGGTGGCGCGAGTCGGGCTGGTGCACGCGGTGGACCGTTTCGACATCTCACGCGGATCGAACTTCCTGTCGTTCGCGGTGCCGACCATCATGGGCGAGGTCCGCCGCTATTTCCGCGACAACACCTGGGCCATGCGAGTGCCGCGCCGGGTGAAGGAAACCCACCTGCGCATCGGCGCGGCCATCGACACCCTTTCGCAGACCCTCGGCCGCTCCCCCACCGCCAAGGAGATCGCGGCCGAGCTGGACGTGGATCCCGACGAGGTGACCCAGGCGGTCATCGCCGGCAACGCCTATCAGCCCAGCTCCATCGACGCGGCGGCGCTCGGCCGCGACACCGAGGCCTCGCTTTTGGACACGCTCGGCGAAGAGGAATCACAGTTCGACCGGGTCGAGGAGTACGTCGCCATCCGGCCGCTGCTCGCCGGGCTGCCGGAACGCGAACGCCGGATCCTCACCATGCGGTTCTTCGAATCCATGACCCAGACCCAGATCGCCAAGCAGATGGGCATCTCCCAGATGCACGTCTCCCGGATTCTGGCGAAAACCCTTGCCCGCCTGCGGGAGCTGTCGAGCCGGGACTGA
- a CDS encoding ATP-binding protein: MINISAEQGLYSTPVEIRVAASVTQLPIVRGLAETLVLLSDFTLDEVADIRLAVDEVCSTLIALAAPGTSLDCRFTIGETELRVEVTGVAGSEGMPDQRSFGWHVLRTLTDAVEATQSSYDSAVSGYPTTVEFRRVRGKA; the protein is encoded by the coding sequence GTGATCAACATTTCGGCGGAACAGGGGCTCTACAGCACCCCGGTGGAGATTCGGGTGGCCGCATCGGTCACACAGCTGCCCATCGTTCGCGGGCTCGCCGAAACTCTAGTGCTGCTCAGCGATTTCACCCTGGACGAAGTGGCCGACATCCGGTTGGCCGTTGACGAGGTGTGCTCGACCCTCATCGCGCTCGCCGCGCCCGGCACCAGCCTGGACTGCCGATTCACCATCGGGGAGACCGAACTGCGGGTGGAGGTCACCGGCGTCGCCGGGTCCGAAGGGATGCCGGACCAGCGCAGCTTCGGCTGGCATGTGCTGCGGACGCTCACCGACGCGGTGGAGGCGACACAAAGTTCGTACGATTCGGCGGTCTCCGGATATCCGACGACGGTGGAGTTCCGTCGGGTCCGGGGGAAGGCGTAG
- the rpe gene encoding ribulose-phosphate 3-epimerase produces MIAPSILSADFAHLADEARRVEGSDWLHVDVMDAHFVPNLTLGLPVVESLLKATDIPLDCHLMIEDPGRWAPPYAEAGAHNVTFHAEATDDPIAVARDIRAAGAKAGLSVKPNTPIEPYLEILREFDTLLVMSVEPGFGGQSFIAHVLDKARTVRRLVDAGELRLIVEIDGGINADTIEQAAEAGIDCFVAGSAVYNTADPGATVQKLRRQAAAVWH; encoded by the coding sequence ATGATCGCACCGTCGATCCTGTCCGCCGACTTCGCTCATCTCGCGGACGAGGCCCGCCGGGTGGAAGGCTCGGACTGGCTGCACGTCGACGTGATGGACGCCCATTTCGTGCCGAATCTCACGCTGGGCCTTCCGGTGGTGGAGAGCCTGCTGAAGGCGACCGACATCCCGCTGGACTGCCACCTGATGATCGAGGATCCGGGCCGCTGGGCTCCGCCGTACGCGGAGGCGGGCGCGCACAACGTCACCTTCCACGCCGAGGCGACCGACGACCCGATCGCCGTGGCTCGTGACATCCGCGCGGCGGGCGCGAAGGCCGGCCTCTCGGTGAAGCCGAACACGCCGATCGAGCCGTACCTGGAGATTCTGCGCGAGTTCGACACCCTGCTGGTGATGAGCGTGGAGCCGGGCTTCGGCGGCCAGTCGTTCATCGCGCACGTGCTGGACAAGGCGCGCACGGTGCGCAGACTGGTCGATGCCGGTGAGCTGCGGCTGATCGTCGAGATCGACGGCGGCATCAACGCCGACACCATCGAGCAGGCGGCCGAGGCGGGCATCGACTGCTTCGTCGCGGGCTCCGCGGTCTACAACACCGCCGATCCCGGCGCCACGGTGCAGAAGTTGCGGCGGCAGGCGGCCGCTGTCTGGCACTGA